From Pedobacter aquae:
AAGTTTTCTTATTAAGAGAGCTAAATAAAGAGTTAAGATTATGGGATGTTTTAGTAGATCCTGCTAGAAAAATTAGAGTTGGTAATAAATTATACTTTGGCGATGATGACTTATTAGTTGCTGAGGTTGTTGATAATACCACGTCTAGAGGTAGAACTATTCGCTTCTTATTTGATGGTACTGATGAAGAATTCCGTCAGAATATTGAAATTTTAGGTGAAACACCTCTTCCTAAATACATCAAACGTAAGCCTACTGCAGAAGATAAAGAGCGTTACCAAACTATTTTTGCTAAAAATGAAGGCGCTGTTGCGGCACCAACCGCAGGTTTACACTTTAGTAGAGAGTTATTAAAAAGACTAGAACTTAAAGGTATAGAATTTGCAGAAGTAACTTTACACATTGGTTTAGGTACTTTTAGACAAGTTGAGGTTGAGGATTTAACCAAACACAAAATGGATTCTGAGCAAATCATCATCACCCAAAAAGATGCTGATATTGTAAATAAAGGTATTGCAGACAAAAGAAAAGTTTGTGCTGTTGGTACAACTGTAATGAGATCTATAGAATCTGCAGTTTCTGCAAGTCATACTTTAAAACCAATTAACGATTGGACATCAAAATTCATTTTCCCACCTTACGATTTTAGTATTGCAAATTGCATGATTACTAATTTCCACACACCAGAATCAACATTATTAATGATGATTGCTGCATTTGGCGGTTATGAAAATGTAATGAATGCTTACGAAGTTGCTGTAAAAGAAAAATATAGATTTTACAGTTATGGAGATGCCATGCTGATTATCTAAACATAAGATATCAAACATATTTAAAACGATGAATAGCAAGCTTTGGCAAAATTATTCATCGTTTTTTTATTTATAAAGCTTTAACTCAACATGAGCAAAAATCAGTTTTATGCCATTATTGTAGCTGGTGGTTCTGGTAAAAGAATGAACAGCCAAACACCTAAGCAATTTTTACTGTTAAAAGGCAAGCCAATTTTAATGCTGAGTATAGAAAAGTTTTACCAAAGCAAATATCAACCAAAAATTATAGTTGTTTTAGCAGAACAAGAACAGCAAACCTGGCATAAACTTGTACAAGAATATCATTTCAATATCCCGCATGAAGTGGTAAGTGGCGGTACAGAAAGATTTCATTCTGTAAAAAATGCGCTTAGCCCAATAGCAGATAAACAAAGTATTATTGCAATACATGATGCTGTTAGACCATTAGTAAGCATCCAAACTATTGATAATTGCTATGAAAAGGCAATTTCTACAGGTAATGCTATTGCAGCTACACTGTCTAAAGATTCTGTTAGGGTACAAGAAGGAAATAAAAACAAGGCGATTGCCAGAAATCAGGTTTATTTGGTTCAAACGCCACAAACATTTCAATATCCACAGCTTGAAAAAGCTTATCAGCAAGATTTTGAAAGCTTTTTTACAGATGATGCCTCTCTTGTTGAAAAAGCTGGCTATACCATTAATTTATGTAATGGCGATGAGTTTAATTTTAAAATTACCTTTCCAGAAGATATTACATTAGCAGAAGCAATTTTAAATAAACCAGCTTATGAATAAAAATTTTAAATTTTATGCTATAAGTGCTACCATAGCTTTGTTGATTCATTTTAGTTTACGCTTTATACCAGCAGAGTTTTATAAACTTATACAACCTTATTTATTAGCTTTCTATTTTGCAGCTATAAGCTTTTATTTATACCTCAAAACAAAGCAACTTCAGCTGGTTAACTATTTGAAATTAGTAGCTTATTATATTGCTTTATATATCATCATTTCATTTATAGAGCTTATTCTAGGTATTCCTCACCCCTATCTGATAGCAGAAATATTTATCCAAATAGCGCTATGTGGAACTGCTGTTTTAATTGGATTTGGACTGGCTTTTATAAAAGATAGGTTAACGGTAAAATAATTTGATAGGCACCATTTACTTAATAAAAAAGCGAGGTTTTTTGCCTCGCTTTTTTATGGTTATACTATTTTTATCAAGCGCCTCTTATAATCCTTAGAAGAATAGCTATAACTGCAATTACCAATAAGATATGAATTAATCCTCCACCAAAAGGTGATACAAATGCTCCAAAAATCCAGATTATAACCAATATAACTGCGATTAAATAAAGTAAATTTCCCATGTTCTTGTTTTTTATAGTGTAAAAATGTTTTGATAATTATATACATCTCACTAAACCAAAACCAGACCAAAAACCAAAATTTCTTAAATAGCAGTTAAAATTTAAGTTTAACAGATAAGTGGAAAATAAAATCGTATCATTTTATATACAAAAAAAGCCCGATTACCATCGGGCTTCTTTTAGTATTCATCTTCGTTAAAGAAGAAGTCATCTTTTGTGGGATAATCCGGCCAAATCTCTTCAATGTTTTCATAGGGCTCGCCATCATCTTCTAGGGCTTGTAGATTTTCTATAACTTCTACAGGAGCTCCTGAGCGGATAGCGTAATCTATTAATTCGTCTTTAGTGGCTGGCCACGGAGCATCTTCTAAATGAGAAGCTAATTCTAATGTCCAATACATATTTCTTAGAATTTTAATTTAATCGCAAAAGTATATTAATAATTTATAGTTCCTAAAAAAGTTTTCAACATTCTTAAACTCGTGGAATCCACTTGTTTTCTGTAATGCTATTATCCGCATTTACTTTCCTTGCTAAAGTGAACAAGTAATCAGACAAACGATTTAAATATATGGTTATTTTATCGTCAACAAAACTTTCTTCTGCCAAATGTACAACGTTACGTTCTGCCCTTCTGCAAACGCATCTGGCCAAATGGCAATAAGAAGAAGCTGTTAGGCCACCGGGTAAAATAAAATGTTTTAAAGGCTCTAAACTTTCATTCATTTTATCTATTTCACTTTCTAAAAGCGTAATATCTTCTTCATGCAAATCCGGAATCTTCATTTTAGATTTTTCTGGATCAGAAGCCAACGAAGAGCCAATGGTAAATAATCTATCTTGAATTTCTTTTAGGGTAGCTTTGTCTTCTATAGCAATGTCTTGGTCGCTTATTAAGCCTATATAAGAATTTAGCTCATCAACAGTTCCGTAAGACTCTATCCTGATATGGTGCTTAGGAACTCTAGTTCCGCCTATTAAAGAAGTATAACCCGTATCACCGGTTTTTGTGTATATTTTCATGCTCATTGTTTCTCTTAACTAAATAAAGCTTTTTTTGTTTAGAAAAATGAACATATTATTAAAAATAAACTTAAACTTTCTCTGCTACCGTCTTCACATCTTTGTTCTGGTAATCATCTTCAACCAAACCATCCCTCATTCTTACTATACGGTGTGCGTGTTGTGCGATATCCTCCTCATGAGTAACCAGAATAATGGTATTGCCTTTTGCATGTATCTCTTCTATCAAGCCCATAATTTCTATAGATGTTTTAGTATCTAAATTACCGGTAGGCTCATCGGCTAAAATAATGGAAGGATTATTAATTAAAGCTCTGGCAACAGCCACACGCTGTCTTTGCCCTCCAGAAAGCTCATTTGGTTTATGATGTAATCTATTAGCTAAGCCAACATTGGTTAAGGCAACAGTTGCTCTATCATCTCTTTCTTTTTTAGAAACACCTGCATAAACCAATGGTAAAGCTACATTATCTTGTGCAGACGAACGAGGTAAAAGATTAAAAGTTTGAAATACAAAACCTATTTCTTTATTTCTTACTTCGGCAAGCTCGCTATCTGTCATTTGGCTTACATTAATTCCGTTTAAGATATACTCTCCTTTTGTAGGTGTGTCTAAGCAACCTAAAATATTCATTAAAGTAGATTTACCAGAACCAGAAGGTCCCATTAAGGCAACAAACTCTCCTTTATTAATGGTTAATGTTACAGATTTTATAGCATGTATAGTTTCTGAACCTATAACGTATTTTCTTCCTATATCTGTAATGGTAATTAATGGCTGCATATTGTTTGTATTTCCTATAAGACAAATTTTAGAAACTTTTGTTACACAAAAAAAGCCGGTTTTTCCGGCTTTATTTTTCTATAACTTTAGAAACTTTAAAGTACTCTTCGTTTTTGAGTGGTGCGTTACTTAAAGCTTCTTCTCTACTTATTTCTTGTACTACTTGGTCTGGTCTTAAAACATTAACACGCTCATTCATATAAATAAGCGGCTCTACACCTGTGGTGTCTAATTCACCTAGTTTCTCCATAAAACTAAGAATCTCACTTAGTTCTTCAATAGACCTATTTTTTTCCTCCTCTGTTAATACTAAACGAGCTAAATGAGCTATTTTATCTACTGTTTCTCTATCAATTTTCATGAGAATAAGCTAAAAATCTTTGTATTTCTTGTAATTTAATGCCGAATGTACGATTTCAAAAACATTATTTTTAAGATTTTCTTCATCTTTTTCTGCTAAGGATGCTGTATCTACCGGCTCATGAACAATTACTTCACATTTTCCGGGTTTAGAGCCAAAGCGTTTACCATCATCCCAAAGTATCTCCCAATTGTTTACAATACTTACGGGCAGAATAGGAATCCCTAAACTAAGAGCTAATTTAAAAGGACCATTTTTGAACGGATGTAAAAGTGGTGGATACTCGTCTCCAATTTTACCTTCCGGGAAAATGATTAAAGATATTCCTTCTTTCAATCGTTCTTCGGCTTTTTTAAAAGCCTTATAGGATGATATTTTACTTTCCCTATTTACAGGTACATCAATAGTTTTAAAATAAAGAGCCGTTAAAGGATTTTTAAGTAACTCATCCTTTCCCATAAAGAAAAAATTATTTTTCATGAGCATGGTAGCTGCTAAAATATCTAGATTAGAAGAATGGTTGGCACAAACGATATAAGTTTTACTCCAATCCATTTTTACTTTAAATTGATATTCATACCTGATACCAGAAAAAAAACAGGCTAATTGTGCATTCCACTGTCTTATTTTATTGAGTTTGGGGTAGCTACGCTGATTTCTTGAATACCTATAAAGCAAGGGATACAAAAGAAAATAAAACAGCACCACCATTAAATGGTAAAAATAGCGATGCAGCTGTTTCAAAATTTGTTTCATCAATTTCAAAAATAGAAATTTTCTGTACTTTCGTTGCCTATATGGAAACTGTTGTTAGTGGAATAAGATCCACAGGAAAATTACATCTGGGAAATTATTATGGTGCTGTAAAAAATTTCATTAAAATGCAGGAGCAATATAATTGTTTCTTTTTTATTGCCGATTATCATTCTTTAACCACGCATCCAACTCCGGAAAACCTACATGGTAATGTAAAACATGTATTGGTAGAATATCTGGCAGCAGGATTAGACCCAGAAAA
This genomic window contains:
- the queA gene encoding tRNA preQ1(34) S-adenosylmethionine ribosyltransferase-isomerase QueA — encoded protein: MKLSQFKFHLPESLIAHHPAETRDESRLMVLDKKTGHIEHKLFKDVLGYFEEKDVMILNNTKVFPARLYGNKEKTGATIEVFLLRELNKELRLWDVLVDPARKIRVGNKLYFGDDDLLVAEVVDNTTSRGRTIRFLFDGTDEEFRQNIEILGETPLPKYIKRKPTAEDKERYQTIFAKNEGAVAAPTAGLHFSRELLKRLELKGIEFAEVTLHIGLGTFRQVEVEDLTKHKMDSEQIIITQKDADIVNKGIADKRKVCAVGTTVMRSIESAVSASHTLKPINDWTSKFIFPPYDFSIANCMITNFHTPESTLLMMIAAFGGYENVMNAYEVAVKEKYRFYSYGDAMLII
- a CDS encoding 2-C-methyl-D-erythritol 4-phosphate cytidylyltransferase, with protein sequence MSKNQFYAIIVAGGSGKRMNSQTPKQFLLLKGKPILMLSIEKFYQSKYQPKIIVVLAEQEQQTWHKLVQEYHFNIPHEVVSGGTERFHSVKNALSPIADKQSIIAIHDAVRPLVSIQTIDNCYEKAISTGNAIAATLSKDSVRVQEGNKNKAIARNQVYLVQTPQTFQYPQLEKAYQQDFESFFTDDASLVEKAGYTINLCNGDEFNFKITFPEDITLAEAILNKPAYE
- a CDS encoding lmo0937 family membrane protein; the protein is MGNLLYLIAVILVIIWIFGAFVSPFGGGLIHILLVIAVIAILLRIIRGA
- a CDS encoding DUF2795 domain-containing protein, yielding MYWTLELASHLEDAPWPATKDELIDYAIRSGAPVEVIENLQALEDDGEPYENIEEIWPDYPTKDDFFFNEDEY
- a CDS encoding cob(I)yrinic acid a,c-diamide adenosyltransferase, translated to MKIYTKTGDTGYTSLIGGTRVPKHHIRIESYGTVDELNSYIGLISDQDIAIEDKATLKEIQDRLFTIGSSLASDPEKSKMKIPDLHEEDITLLESEIDKMNESLEPLKHFILPGGLTASSYCHLARCVCRRAERNVVHLAEESFVDDKITIYLNRLSDYLFTLARKVNADNSITENKWIPRV
- a CDS encoding ABC transporter ATP-binding protein, which produces MQPLITITDIGRKYVIGSETIHAIKSVTLTINKGEFVALMGPSGSGKSTLMNILGCLDTPTKGEYILNGINVSQMTDSELAEVRNKEIGFVFQTFNLLPRSSAQDNVALPLVYAGVSKKERDDRATVALTNVGLANRLHHKPNELSGGQRQRVAVARALINNPSIILADEPTGNLDTKTSIEIMGLIEEIHAKGNTIILVTHEEDIAQHAHRIVRMRDGLVEDDYQNKDVKTVAEKV
- the gatC gene encoding Asp-tRNA(Asn)/Glu-tRNA(Gln) amidotransferase subunit GatC — its product is MKIDRETVDKIAHLARLVLTEEEKNRSIEELSEILSFMEKLGELDTTGVEPLIYMNERVNVLRPDQVVQEISREEALSNAPLKNEEYFKVSKVIEK
- a CDS encoding lysophospholipid acyltransferase family protein, which encodes MDWSKTYIVCANHSSNLDILAATMLMKNNFFFMGKDELLKNPLTALYFKTIDVPVNRESKISSYKAFKKAEERLKEGISLIIFPEGKIGDEYPPLLHPFKNGPFKLALSLGIPILPVSIVNNWEILWDDGKRFGSKPGKCEVIVHEPVDTASLAEKDEENLKNNVFEIVHSALNYKKYKDF